A region of bacterium DNA encodes the following proteins:
- a CDS encoding N-acetylmuramoyl-L-alanine amidase, with translation MKTKLSFFLLFILFSFALAFQFDGSTAVELPAGTVNMSYLEIDGNNYTTSDQIAEIGDKRFYSAIKRKESISIGGESFTFSPNNEFVIVAERTYKMPLKTRILSDAILIPLEAFLEILADRSLMSLENSGGKYVFSVKKNKSTKPKTVTSVISTEHEAYEEDKKIVAVPADENEAATPIRKKKWYVMIDPGHGGKDPGASAKDGTREKKLVLDISKRIAKILKDDTLFTVEITRNEDVFLPLSKRTDLANSNNADLFISIHCNAAKNKSARGTQVFFLAPARSDHARATAALENSSIFLEEPSEGTDDLDFIMTDIIQNEFLRESSRLAVLIEEAISTKTSLPARGPAGAGFYVLKGSFMPAVLVETAFLSNPDDAKLLSEGSFREKLAVGITEGIRQFIVELP, from the coding sequence ATGAAAACTAAGCTCTCATTTTTTTTATTATTTATCCTCTTTTCGTTTGCACTTGCTTTTCAGTTCGACGGTTCGACTGCTGTCGAACTTCCCGCCGGCACGGTTAATATGAGTTATCTCGAAATTGATGGTAATAATTACACAACAAGTGATCAAATTGCTGAAATAGGCGACAAGAGGTTTTACAGCGCCATCAAACGCAAAGAATCGATCTCTATCGGAGGAGAATCATTTACTTTTTCACCGAATAACGAGTTCGTTATCGTAGCAGAGCGCACTTATAAAATGCCCCTTAAAACTCGAATTTTATCCGATGCCATACTTATCCCTCTGGAAGCTTTTCTAGAAATTCTGGCTGATAGGTCTTTAATGTCTTTAGAGAACTCGGGGGGCAAATATGTTTTTTCAGTAAAAAAGAATAAAAGCACCAAACCTAAAACAGTTACATCTGTTATTTCTACAGAACACGAAGCCTATGAAGAGGATAAGAAGATTGTTGCTGTTCCTGCGGATGAAAACGAGGCAGCTACTCCTATCCGCAAGAAAAAATGGTATGTAATGATCGATCCGGGACACGGAGGTAAAGACCCTGGAGCAAGTGCTAAAGATGGCACGCGCGAGAAAAAATTGGTGCTCGACATCTCGAAACGAATCGCTAAGATTTTAAAAGATGACACGCTTTTCACCGTCGAAATAACTCGTAATGAAGACGTATTCCTTCCGCTAAGCAAACGAACCGATCTTGCCAACTCCAATAATGCAGATTTATTCATCTCTATTCACTGCAATGCGGCCAAGAATAAATCTGCTCGAGGCACACAGGTTTTTTTCCTTGCTCCAGCGCGTTCAGACCACGCTCGTGCCACAGCTGCTTTAGAGAATTCCTCGATTTTTCTCGAAGAACCTTCGGAAGGCACCGACGACCTAGATTTTATAATGACCGATATTATTCAGAACGAGTTTCTGAGAGAGTCTTCGCGTCTTGCTGTTTTGATTGAAGAGGCGATATCCACGAAAACGAGCCTTCCCGCGCGGGGTCCTGCTGGAGCCGGATTCTATGTTCTGAAGGGCTCGTTTATGCCTGCAGTTCTTGTGGAAACAGCATTTCTATCAAATCCAGATGATGCAAAACTACTTTCCGAGGGGTCTTTCAGGGAAAAGCTAGCCGTAGGTATTACCGAAGGAATACGCCAATTCATTGTCGAGCTTCCCTAA